Below is a genomic region from Neorhizobium galegae.
GCGCTCGCGTAGATGAGCTTGCCGGCACTGGCCCGGTGCGATTTCGCGTAAGGGTCCGCCTGCGCGGTCTGCGCGTCAGGAAAGGCTTCCCACGAGCCGAGCTTGATCGCGCCGAAACCGATCGTGGCATCCAGTGCCACGAGAGTGGACCATATCCCGCCGCCGAAGGCGATGGTGAGCGCGATCGCGATGAGGAAGGGAACACGGAACACGGGTTTGCTTTGGCCCTCGGACAGCTGTGCCAGAGGGTTAGCATTGATTCCAGTGCGAAGGAATGGGTGGGCTGTGTCTTTCCGGCACGCTCGCCTCATGGCTTCTGGCGCGGAGCGATTCGCTCCCCGTGTATCCTCGGAGAATCGTGGGCCGCCCTTCCTCCTATCCCCGCTGATCGACGGCGAGAAGCCCGCTGCCTGTGCCGGGATCGGTCATCCAGGACCCCTTGCGTGCCATTCCCACACAGGCTCGATCTTAGGGTTAACCCTTTGATAAGGTTGTTTCGAGCGGTTTCTGTGACTAAAAACGGCCTGTACCTTGCCCGGCTCATTCCTTGGCTACCGTGTCTGCGACGACGTTCCGGAGCAGAGACGATGAGAACATGGATGATGGCGAGCGGTGCATTGATAGCCGTGGCTGCTGGATTTTCGGGTGCCTATTACCACCTGAAGCCGGTGCCGGGGCCTTCGACCCCGAAGGACATTTCCCTCGACTTCATGACGCTGACCGAAAGTCAGCCGACGGAGGCGCGCCGCGCCATCGTCGAGGGTATCGAGATCTGCCTTCCCCAGCCGGCGCGGGAGGGCTGGACGAGCCCGCCGGTCAAGAATCTCGCGGTCGACAGCTATATCCGCTTTTTCGACCTGATGGGGCAGGAGGTGGGGCAGGCCGAGCGCAGTGCGGAATTCCGTGCCTGGCTTTCGCAGGCAGGCGGCGGCCTGTCGGAGCGGGACCGGATCGCCTTCGGCAAGCTGACTGAGGGCGGCCTGCACGAAGGCGTGACCGCGCTCTGCGTCGCCGCGACCGTGCGCGGCAAACTCGGAAGCCAGGGGTTCAGGGGTTTCTGGAACTGACGGCCGTTGCCTCGGCGAGCGATCCCGTCGCTGTCTTGTCGGCCACCTTGGCGGTGGCAGGCCCGAGCCGGCCCGCCTCTTTCAGCTTTCCGGCGATCTGCCGCAGCAGGCGGGTGGATTCGGCCGACAGGGAACGCGGGCGGATGAGCGCCTGCAATCCGGTATCGATGGTGCCGTCCTTCTTCTTGGCGACGGCATTGCCCTTGTGGTCGCCGGTCGGCAGCGGATTGTCGATGCCGGGAATGGCACGCAGCTCGATGCCCTGGTGGGCATAGTCCATCACCGTCTTGAAGGTCGCGGCCGGCAGCGAACCGCCCGTCATGTTGTCCATCGAGGTGAAGTCGTCGTTGCCGAACCAGACCGCGGTCGTGTAATTGCCGGTAAACCCGATGAACCAGGCGTCGCGATAGCTCTGCGAGGTGCCGGTCTTGCCCGCCGTGACGATGCCGCCGTCGAGCGCCGCCCTGCGGGCCGTGCCGATCACCGGGATCTGCGTCAGGATGCGGTTCATCGACGATGTCGCCTGCTCGGAGAGCACGCGCTTGGCCGGCCGTTCGTCGCGGTTGAAGTCGTAGAGCACGTCGCCGCCGTAGCCGAGAACCTGCTCGATGCCGTGGCGGCGCGATTCCATGCCGCCGGCCGGCATCACGGCATAACCCGTCGCCTGGTCGAGCACCGTCATTTCCGAAGTGCCGAGCGGGATGGTCTTGTCCTTCCTGAGCGGCGTTTCGACACCGAAGGCCTTGGCGGTCTTCACGATCACGTCGGTGCCCAGATAGTCCTTGGCGAGCCTGACCGGCACGGTGTTGAGCGACTGCGCCATCGCCGACAGCAGCGTCACCTTGCCCTTGTAGGAACGCGCGTAGTTCTGTGGCGACCAGCCGTTCCAGGTGATCGGCGCGTCTGAAATCGTCGATTCCGGCTTGAAGCCGTTCTCCATCGCCGCCGAATAGGTATAGAGTTTGAAGGACGAACCCGGCTGGCGCAGCGCCTTGGCGGCGCGATTGAACTGGCTTTCGCCGTAGTCGCGGCCGCCGACCATGGCGCGCACAGGCCCGCCGTTCTCGATCATCACGAGGGCGCCCTGCTTGACCTTGAAGCTCTCGCCATATTCGCGAAGGCTCGATTCCACCGCCGATTCCGAGGCCTGCTGCAGGCCCATGTCGATCGTCGTGCGCACCACGACCGAATGTTCGTGGAACTTGCCGGCCGAGGCCAGCCGCTGCACTTCGTCGAAGGCCCAGTCGAGGAAATAGTCCGGAGCCTTGACGTCGGCGCGGTCGACGACGGTCGCCGGGCTGCGGCGGGCGGCGATCACCTGGCCTTCGGTCATCAGCCCGCTTTGCACGAGGTTGGAAAGCACTTCGTTGGCGCGGGCGCGGGCAGCCGGAAGGTTGACATGCGGCGCATATTTGGCCGGCGCCTTGAACAGGCCGGCGAGCATGGCGCTTTCGGCAAGGTTCACTTCCGTGATGTTCTTGCCGAAATAGAACTGTGCCGCCGCCGCCGCCCCGAACGTGCCGCCGCCCATATAGGCGCGGTCGAGATAGAGCGACAGGATCTCCTTCTTGGAGAGGTTGGCTTCCAGCCACAACGACAGGAAGGCTTCCTTGATCTTGCGTTCGATCGACCGTTCGTTGGTGAGGAACAGGTTCTTGGCAAGCTGCTGGGTGAGCGTCGAGCCGCCCTGCACGACGCCGCCGGCCTTGGCGTTTTCGCTCATGGCGCGGGCAAGGCCGAAGAAGTCGATGCCGAAATGGTCGAAGAAGCGCCGGTCCTCGGTCGCCAGCACCGCCTTGATCAGGTGGTCCGGCAATTCGTCGATCGGCACGGAGTCTTCGTGGATGATGCCGCGATGGCCGATGACGCCGCCATAGCGGTCGAGGAAGGTGACGGCGAAATCGCCGCGGTTGCGCCAGTCCTCGTGGGTTTCCTCGAAAGCGGGCTGGGCGAGCGCCAGGAGCACCACGAAACCCGCGGTGCCCAAGGTCATGGCCTCGCCGGCAAGTTCGAAGCCGATGCGTTTCCAGCCGCGCACGCGAAAACGGCGGAAGAAGATGGTGATCTCCTCCCAGATTTCGCCAAGCCGGAAACCGAGATTCCAGACGGTGGAATCGATCCACGAATCGATGCGCAGCAGCAGGTGGCGCTTGCCGCGCGGCCGGTCGCCCGATGACTTTGGCTCGTCCTGCACCTTCGGAATTCCCCGCCCTTTCGATGAGATGTGCTTGACGCGGTCCCCTGGAGGGATCAAGAGCTCTAGCCTCTCACCGTTAATCAGCTTTAGCTGACAAATGGTTGATGCGCGATATCAAAATCGCAACAGGTAAAATGCAGATATCGGGATTTGTTCCGCTCTGCCGCAAATGTGATACCCACGATGACCGACGAACCTTTCTGGAAAACCAAGCGGCTCGACCAGCTGACCCAAAATGAATGGGAAAGCCTGTGCGACGGTTGCGGCCTCTGTTGTCTCAACAAGCTCGAGGACTGGGATTCCGGCGACGTCGTCTTCACCTCCGTCGCCTGCCGCCTGCTCGACGGGGAGAGCTGTCGCTGCAAGGATTACCAGCACCGCCAGGCGACCGTGCCGGACTGCATCCAGCTCACCCCGACGACGGTCGAAGAGATCGCCTGGCTGCCGCCGACCTGCGGTTATCGCCTCGTCCGCGACGGCGAGGACCTCTACTGGTGGCATCCGCTGGTCTCGGGCGATCCGGACACCGTGCACCAGGCCGGCATCTCCGCCCGCGGCCGCACGGTCAGCGAAAACGAGGTCGATGTGGAAGATTTCGAGGACTACGTGGTCGACTGGCCGCTGACGGTGGGCGAGGAACGCTAGTCTAGGGGCGCGGCGTCACTTCACTGCGACGACGACCTTCCCCTTCGCGCGACCCGTTTCGACATAGTCCAGCGCCTCGTTGGTCTGCTCGAACGGGAAGACCCGGTCCATCACCGGGCGGATGCGACCTGCCTCGATCAGCGAGGTGATCTGTGCGAGCTGGCCGCCATTCGCCGTCATGAAGAGGAACGAATAGCCGACCTTCCGGCGTCCCGCTTTTCTCCTGATGCCGAAGCTCAGCAGGCGCATGGCCTGTTGAAGCAGCCAGCCGGAGCCGTTCTGCCGGGCGAAATCCGGATCGGGCGGGCCGGAAATCGAGATCAGCTTGCCGCCCGGCTTCAATACATTCAAGGATTTCTCCAGTGTATCCTTGCCCAGGCTGTTCAGCACGACGTCGTAGCCCTGCAGCACCTTCTCGAAGTCGTCTTTCTTGTAATCGACGACGACGTCCGCCCCGAGACTTTTCGCAAGGGCGACGTTGGCCGTGCTCGTGGTCGTCGCCACATAGGCCCCGAGATGCTTGGCGAGCTGGATCGCGACGGTGCCGACGCCGCCCGAGCCGGCATGGATCAGCACCTTCTGCCCCTTCTTCAGGTTGGCCCGCTCGACGAGGACCTGCCATGCCGTCAGGGCGACCAGCGGAATGGATGCGGCCTCCACCATGGTGAGATTGCCGGGTTTTCTCGCCACATCGGCCTCGTCCATGGCGATATATTCGGCAAACGTGCCGATGCGATCCTGGGCCGGACGTGCATAGACCTCGTCCCCCGGCTTGAACTTCCGGACATTCGCCCCAACCCGGACGACGACCCCCGCTACGTCATTGCCCAGCACCAGCGGAAGGCGATAGGGCAGGATAAGCTTGAATTCTCCGTCCCTGATCTTGTTGTCCAAGGCGTTCACGCCGGCCGCATGAACCTCCACCATGACGTCGTTGTCGCGCAATGCCGGCTCGGGTATTTCGCGGAGCCGCAGGGCGCCGCCTTTGCGATAGCGATCGATCAGGAATGATTTCATCGGACTGACTTCCGTTTCCGTGGTGGCCGGCGGGGCTGCGATAATGCTCAGGCGGGAAGCCCGTTGAACTTCCGAAGGTTCTTGTCGACGATGGTTTCGGGCAGGAAGCGACGTATGAAGCGGACCTGTCCTGCCATTTTTCCGGCGGTGTAGCGCCGTTTCGGCAATGCCGCATTGGCGGCCTTTACGATGGCTTCGGCGACCACTTCCGGTGCATCTCCCTTCGCGACGGATTCGCGCATCAGCCGCTCCGCGTCGCCGCGAACCGTATCATAGACGGAAAGCGGGCGGTCCGCGCGCGTCAGGTTCTCCTCGAAGGCGGTGCGGGTTAAGCCGGGCTCGACAAGCACGATGCGGATGCCTTGGGTCCGCACTTCATGGTCGAGGGACTCCGAATACCCTTCGACGGCGTGCTTGGTCGCTGCATAAAGGGCGTTGAAGGGAGCCGGGATCAGCCCGAGTATCGAACTCAGGTTGACGATGCGGCCCCGCTGCTGGCCCCTCATCACGGGCAGGACGGCATTTGTCATCCGGATGATGCCGAACACGTTCACCTCGAACAGGGCCTTCGCCTGTTCCGTGGTGGATTCCTCGGCGCCGCCAAGCAGCCCGATCCCGGCATTGTTGACGAGAAGGTCGATCCGCCCTGCGCGGCGCAGAACCTCGTCAACGACACGTTCGACGGATGCATCGTCGGTCACGTCGCAGACCAGCATCGTCACCCCGTCCACCGTGTCGGGCATCGGCTTTCGGCTGGTGCCGAAGACAAGATAGCCATCCCGCCGCAGCGCCTGTGCCGTCACCAGTCCTATGCCTGAGGACGCACCCGTAACCAGGGCGACGCCACGTTTTTTCTTGCTCATCGGTTTCTCTTTCATTTTGTGATGGAACATCGTCGAGCAATCAGTTACTATCAAATCCGTATTAAGTCACTACTAAAAAGATATCGACATGAAGAATCTTTCCAGCCAGCCCTGCCTGATCGCCCGGAGCCTGGCGCTTGTGGGGGACGCGTGGAGCATGCTGATCATGCGCGACGCCCATGCGGGGCTGACCCGCTTCGACGAGTTTCGCAAGAGCCTCGGCATTGCGCCGACCATGCTGACGGGACGGCTTTCAGGCCTGACGGAGGAGGGGCTTTTGGAGAAACGCCGCTATTCCGACCGTCCGCCAAGGGACGAATATGTACTGACGGATGCCGGCCGCGACTTTCTGCCGGTTCTGTTTGCGCTCGGCGCATGGGGACGCAAGCATCGCGGCGGAGGCGAGGTGACCCGGTTCTTCGACGCCGAAACCGGAACGGAGATCGATCCCGTCACCATCGACCGCGCCACCGGCGCTCCGATCGGAACGCGTCCTATCCGGATCGCCCTACCCGAATGAACCGCAACCCCGGTTGAAAGCCGGCCCTGCATCCTGTTGCCGGCGACGCGCGATGCCGGATCGACAGGCCTTGGGGCTAAACCGGCGAGCGAGGAACGTGCGGGAAGCCCCTCGAAGCATGGGTTTATTACTTGTCAATGACATAAGTTAATATGGGCCACCCGAGTTTTTCAGGTAATTCTACCAGTATGCCCGGGCGTGCGGAAACGCTAAGACTACGGTGACAGTCAAGATTCATTCCGAATTCATTCGATGGCACCTAGATGAATGCAGAAGGCACGCTGGCAGACCGCCTCTATGAGGCAGCTCTGGTTCCCGAGCTTTGGACGGAAACTTGTGAGAGGATAGCATTGGAGGCGGGGTCCAGCACCGCCTCGATCTTCACCATCGACGGCAGCGGCAATCATCGTTACGTCACCACTCCCAATATCGCCGATGCCTTTGCCGAGTTCGTCAAGAGCGACACCCGGCTGGGCAATGTTCGCCCCATTCGAGCCATGGAGCGTTCGCCCTTTTCGTTTGTCCGCGTGACCGATCTCCTGAGCGCGGAGGAATTTGCCAATGATGCGATCCAACGCGACATCATCGAGCCGCACGGCATGCAATGGGAGGCGGGCTGGGCCTTCCAGGAGCCGACCGGGCACGTCATCGTCATTACCTTGATGCGCGCCAAGGGCCTGACGCATTTCTCCGACGAACAGCTGGCGCGCCTCGATCTCTTGAAGCCGGATCTCGCCCGGGCTGCCTATATGGCGTCGCGGCTCGCCTTTTCCGAGGCGCGTTCGATGACCGAGACGCTGTCGTTGCTCGGATTGCCGGCGGCGGTCATCGGTGACAGCGGCCGGGCAATTGCAATGAATCCGGAAATGGAGGACTTGAGCCCGCGCATCCGCACCGGTGCCGGCGACCGGCTGCTGCTTGAGGGGTCGGGCGCCAACGCGTTGCTGGAGGAGGCGATCGAGCACTACAAGGCGCAGGCTTCGCCGGCCGTGCAGTCCCTGCCGATGGCGGGACGCGCCGGCGTGCCACCGCTGATCCTGCATCTTCTGCCGGTCCGCCGCGCCGCCCGCGACATCTTCTCCCGTTCGATGGCGGTGCTCGCCGTCACCCAGGTGGGGCAGGTCGGCCCGCCGGACATGCGGGTGCTCTGCGGCCTCTTCGACCTCACCCCTGCCGAAGCCCGCGTGGCGCGCGGCATCGCCATGGCCCAGACGCCGGAAATGGCCGCCGCCGCGCTCGGCATATCGCTCGAAACCGCCCGCTCGCACCTGAAGAAGATCATGCTGAAAACCGGCACCACCCGCCAGGCGGAACTGGTGCTGCTGCTTTCGGGGCTGAATGCGCCGAGCTTCGGCGGTGGCGCAAGAGAGGATTAGGACCGGTCTTCCGGTCGTCCGCCTTTCCCGGAAAAAGCGGTGTGAATTCCGTCTCCGGCGTCGGCAGCCTGAACTGTCGATCTCTTCCCAGGCTTATGTTTTGCCCCCTTGGACCCAGGGGCATTGGGCTATCTTCGATATACCGCCCGAGAATTGCAGATATACCCCTTGACCTTCCCATGATGGGAAGCTCCACATGGGGCGGGAAAGCGAGGTCCGTCCCATGAACCAGACCGTCAAACCGATCCGCAAAGCCGAGCCCTTCACCGTTCCTGTCGAGGGCATGACCTGCGCTTCCTGCGTGCGCCGTGTCGAAAATGCGGCTGCGAAAGTGCCGGGCGTCGAGAAAAGCGCGGTCAACTTCGCGACCAAGAAGCTGACGGTGGAATCGGCCGAGGGCTTCTTGCCGGAGGATCTCGAAAAGGCGATCCGGAAGGTCGGTTACGAGATTCCGCCGGGCGCCATGGACCATGCAATGCGCGAGGCGGGAATGCTGCCGCCGGTCGCCGAGGCTGCGCATGCGGGACACGCGCATCACCACAGCCATTCCGGGCCGCAAAGCCACGAGCACATGGATCACGCCGCCATGGGGCATGACCAGTCGGGCCATGCCGGCGGGCATGACCATATGCATATGCACCAGGGCGAGGAGGGCGTGCTGAAGCGCGACCTGGTGATCGCCTTCGTGCTGACCCTGCCGCTGTTCGTGCTGGAGATGGCGGGCCACGTCTACGATCCGTTCCACCACTGGCTGATGGGCGTGATCGAGACGCAAAACCTTTATTATGTCTATTTCGCGCTGGCGACGGTGGTTGTCTTCGGCCCGGGCTTCCGATTCCTGAAGCTCGGCCTGCCGGCACTCGTGCGCGGCGCGCCGGAGATGAATTCGCTGGTCGCGGTCGGGGTGCTGGCGGCCTATGGTTATTCGCTGGTGACGACATTTGCCCCGGACCTGCTGCCGGAGAGCGCCCGCTTCGTCTATTACGAAGCCGCCACCGTGATCGTCACGCTGATCCTGTTCGGCCGGCTGCTCGAGGCCCGCGCCACCGGCCGCACCGGCGAGGCGATCGAGAAGCTGAGCCGGCTGCAGGCCAAGACCGCCCGCGTCGAACGCGACGGCAAGCTTCTGGACATCCCCGCCGAACAGGTGGTCGCCGGGGACGTGCTGGTGATCCGGCCGGGCGAGCGTATCCCGGTCGACGGCACGGTGATCGACGGCTCCTCGAATGTCGACGAATCGATGATCTCGGGCGAGCCGCTGCCGGTCGAAAAGGCGGCCGGCGCGACCGTGGTCGGCGGCACGATCAACAAGACCGGCGCCTTCCGTTTCCGGGCCGACAAGGTCGGCCGCGATACCATGCTGGCCCAGATCATCCGCATGGTTGAGCAGGCGCAAGGCTCCAAACTGCCGATCCAGGGGCTGGTCGACCGGGTGACCGCCTGGTTCGTGCCGGCGGTGATCTTGGCTGCCGCGCTGACTTTCGCGGTGTGGTTCTTCGTCGGCCCCGAGCCGGCGCTCGCCCATGCGCTGGTCAATGCGGTCGCCGTGCTGATCATCGCCTGCCCCTGCGCCATGGGGCTTGCCGTGCCCACCTCGATCGTCGTCGGCGGCGGTCGCGCGGCCGAACTCGGCGTGCTGTTCCGCAAGGGCGAGGCGCTGCAGGAGCTGCGCAATGTCCAGCTGGTCGTGGTCGACAAGACCGGCACCGTCACCAAGGGCCGGCCGGAGCTGACCGATCTGGTGGCGGCGCAAGGTTTTGCCGGGGACGAGGTGCTGGCGCTCGTCGCCAGCGTCGAGGCGCAGTCGGAACACCCGATCGCCGAGGCGATCGTCAAGGCGGCCGAGGCCAAGGGGCTGACTGTGCCGAAGGCGGAACGCTTCGCGTCGGTGACCGGCTACGGCATCGAGGCGGAGGCGGACGGCCGCAGGATCTCGGTCGGCGCCGACCGGTTCATGGAAAAGCTGGGGCTTTCGGTCGAAACCTTTGCGGAAGCCGCCGCCCGGCTTGGCGACGAGGGCAAGTCACCGCTTTATGCCGCCGTCGACGGCAAGCTGGCCGCCGTGATCGCGGTTGCCGATCCGCTGAAACCCTCGAGCCGCGACGCGATCAAGGCGCTACAGGCGATGGGCATCGAAACGGTGATGGTGACCGGCGACAACCGCCGCACCGCGGAGGCGATCGCAAGACAGGTCGGCATAGACAAGGTCGTTGCCGAGGTCCTGCCGGAAGGCAAGGTGAAGGCGATCCACGAGATGCGGGTCAAGGGGGAGCAGAGCGGGAAAAAGCTCGCCTTCGTCGGCGACGGCATCAACGACGCGCCGGCGCTCGCCGAGGCCGATATCGGCATCGCCATCGGCACCGGCACGGACGTGGCGATCGAAAGCGCCGACGTGGTTCTGGTCGGCGGCGAGCTGTCGGGCGCCGTCTCGGCGATCGCCATGAGCCGCGCGACCATGACCAATATCAAGCAGAATCTGTTCTGGGCCTTCGGTTACAACGTGGCGCTGGTTCCGGTCGCGGCCGGTGTGCTCTACCCCGCCTTCGGCTGGCTGCTGTCGCCGATGATCGCCGCCGGCGCCATGGCGCTGTCGAGCGTCTTCGTGCTCGGCAACGCGCTGCGGCTGAAGACCGTGAAAGTGGGAGAAGCGAGATGAATATCGGCGAGGCTTCCAGCGCGTCCGGCGTTTCGGCCAAGATGATCCGTTATTACGAGGAGATCGGCCTGATCCGCCCGATGGGCCGCACCGGCAACAATTACAGGGTCTATGGTCAGGAGGAAGTGCATATCCTGCGCTTCATCAAGCGCGCCCGCAATCTCGGCTTTTCGCTGGAGGAAACCGAGACGCTTCTGAAACTCTGGCAGGACGAGAGCCGCGAAAGCTCGGCCGTCAAGGAGGTGGCGACCGCCCATATCGGCGATCTCGAACGACGCATCGCCGATATGCAGGGCATGGTCAAGACGCTGAAACACCTCGCCAACTGCTGCGGCGGCGACAACCGCCCCAACTGCCCGATCCTCGATGATCTGGCGGGGGATAGGACGGTGGGGGATGGGGCCGTGGGGAAGAAGATTCGTGCCTGACAATTTTGCGCTGGGGAACGCCCCTCATCCGCCTGCCGGCACCTTCTCCCCGTCTTGACGGGGAGAAGGACGCAAACCGCCCGTTCACCGCTCTTTCCGAGACGAGAGCATGAGAAATACGCCTGCTGCCTTGAGGCCAAGGGAAGCCGGCGCGGCATATGTCCTTCTCCCCGCATGCGGGGAGAAGGTGCCGGCAGGCGGATGAGGGGCATTCCCACGTGACTGACATGCCAGCCACCCACTTGACCTTCCCCCCATGGGAAGCTGCACAACACACCTATCGAACAAGGAGATTCCGATGACTGCGATTTTCACCGTGCCGGACATGACCTGCGGCCATTGCGAAAAGACCGTGCGTGGCGCCCTTGCGGAAGCCCTGCCGGGTGCGGCGGTGGCGATCGATCTGACGGCCAAGACGGTAACCGTCGAAGGCGATGCCGGCAGGGCAGAAGAGGCGATCCGCGAGGCTGGATATTCACCGGAGCGGGTGGTGGCTTGAAGACCGGACAACTGCCCGACATGAGTGTGGGTGCCATGATGAAGCCGGAGCCCGTGGCGGCTCCGTTCCTGTTGAAAGGCGGAAACTCCCGCCGCTCTCCCAATACACCGTCATGAAAAATTCAACATTCTGACGAGCAACCGTTACACGTCCGCAAAGCTCGCGTGGCAGACAAGGGGTGGCCCGCGGGACCGGCTTTCACTCGTGAGGCGGGTCTTCGTTTTCCACCCGCCTCGAATTGCCGGACACCGATCATGCTCAAAGCGCTGTTTTCAACCGTTGCCCTCGCCATCCTCTTCGCGCCCGTTGCCCATGCCGTAGAGCCAGGGGTAACGGTCGTCACCCCTTGCCCGTTCGGCGATTGCAAGGCGGCCATCGGGCTTTCCTTCGTGGGGGAATTTAGCATGCCGACCGGCACGCTGTTCGACGGCGTCGAGTTCGGCGGCCTGTCGGGGCTTGATTACGACCCGGCAAGCAACCGCTATATCGCCATTTCCGACGACCGTTCCGAACGGGCGCCGGCCCGGTTCTACGAGCTTTCGATCGAGGCGAGCGCCGCCGGCATCACCGATGTGAAAGTGGTCAAGACCGTGACCCTGAAGGACAAAAACGGCGAGGCTTTTGCGGCCAAGAGCGTCGATCCGGAATCGATCCGGCTCGGCAAGGACGGCATCTACTGGTCGAGCGAGGGCGACGTGAAGCAGCTCCTGCCGCCCTTCGTGCGGGTCGCCGGCCCGGATGGCGCCTTCCTGCGCGAGTTCGAGCTTCCCAAGGCTTTTATGCCGACCGCCGACAAGTCCGCCGGCATCCGCGACAACCTCGCCTTCGAGGGGCTCGCGACGCTGCCCGGCGGAGACCTGATGCTGGAGGTCGAATCGGCGCTGTTCCAGGACGGCCCGATCTCCGGGCTTAGCCGCGGCACGCTCGCCCGCATGATCCGCTACGACGCGGCAAGCGGCAGGCCGAAGGCCGAATATGTCTATCCGATCGCGCCGATCCCCCAGGCGCCGACCGTCGACAAGGGCTATAACGACAACGGCGCTTCGGAAATCCTAAGCCTGGACGACCACCGCCTCCTGGTGGTCGAGCGCGGTTTTGCGCAAGGCTTTGGAAGTTCGATCAAGGTCTTTATGGTCGATACCGAGGGCGCCACCGATGTCTCGGCCATCCCCTCGCTCGCCAATACCGACGCGGTCATCGTGCCGGTGCGCAAGGCCCAGGTGCTCGACATGCGGGCGATGGGCCTGCAGCCGGACAATATCGAGGCCGTCACCTTCGCCAGGGGCACCGATGGCAACGACCTGCTGATCTTCGCTTCCGACAACAATTTCTCAAAGGAACAGAAGACGCAGTTCATCGCCTTCAAGGTGCTGTCACGCCCCTGAGGACGCCGGCCGGCCCTCGAAATCTTGCTCCACCTTGTCGCAAGGTGGAGCATTGAGACGTGTCTCGAAGCCGCGGCTTAGAACTTCACGCCGATGCCGACGTTGATCACGTGCTGGCTGAAGTCGAAATCGGCGCCTGCGAGGCTGCCGTTGCCGAAGTCGTTGTAGCGGTATTCGAGGCGGCCGAAGATATTGTCGGTGAAGGCGTAATCGACGCCCGCCCCGACCGTCCAGCCGTTGAGCATGTCGTCGTCGTCAAAGCCGCCGCCGTCGATATGGGCGGTGGTGGCCGTCCAGCCGGCTGCCGCGAAGATCAGCGCCCGGTCCATGGCGTAACCGACACGGCCGCGAACCGAACCGGA
It encodes:
- a CDS encoding winged helix-turn-helix transcriptional regulator, yielding MKNLSSQPCLIARSLALVGDAWSMLIMRDAHAGLTRFDEFRKSLGIAPTMLTGRLSGLTEEGLLEKRRYSDRPPRDEYVLTDAGRDFLPVLFALGAWGRKHRGGGEVTRFFDAETGTEIDPVTIDRATGAPIGTRPIRIALPE
- a CDS encoding helix-turn-helix transcriptional regulator, with the translated sequence MEAGSSTASIFTIDGSGNHRYVTTPNIADAFAEFVKSDTRLGNVRPIRAMERSPFSFVRVTDLLSAEEFANDAIQRDIIEPHGMQWEAGWAFQEPTGHVIVITLMRAKGLTHFSDEQLARLDLLKPDLARAAYMASRLAFSEARSMTETLSLLGLPAAVIGDSGRAIAMNPEMEDLSPRIRTGAGDRLLLEGSGANALLEEAIEHYKAQASPAVQSLPMAGRAGVPPLILHLLPVRRAARDIFSRSMAVLAVTQVGQVGPPDMRVLCGLFDLTPAEARVARGIAMAQTPEMAAAALGISLETARSHLKKIMLKTGTTRQAELVLLLSGLNAPSFGGGARED
- a CDS encoding transglycosylase domain-containing protein, which produces MQDEPKSSGDRPRGKRHLLLRIDSWIDSTVWNLGFRLGEIWEEITIFFRRFRVRGWKRIGFELAGEAMTLGTAGFVVLLALAQPAFEETHEDWRNRGDFAVTFLDRYGGVIGHRGIIHEDSVPIDELPDHLIKAVLATEDRRFFDHFGIDFFGLARAMSENAKAGGVVQGGSTLTQQLAKNLFLTNERSIERKIKEAFLSLWLEANLSKKEILSLYLDRAYMGGGTFGAAAAAQFYFGKNITEVNLAESAMLAGLFKAPAKYAPHVNLPAARARANEVLSNLVQSGLMTEGQVIAARRSPATVVDRADVKAPDYFLDWAFDEVQRLASAGKFHEHSVVVRTTIDMGLQQASESAVESSLREYGESFKVKQGALVMIENGGPVRAMVGGRDYGESQFNRAAKALRQPGSSFKLYTYSAAMENGFKPESTISDAPITWNGWSPQNYARSYKGKVTLLSAMAQSLNTVPVRLAKDYLGTDVIVKTAKAFGVETPLRKDKTIPLGTSEMTVLDQATGYAVMPAGGMESRRHGIEQVLGYGGDVLYDFNRDERPAKRVLSEQATSSMNRILTQIPVIGTARRAALDGGIVTAGKTGTSQSYRDAWFIGFTGNYTTAVWFGNDDFTSMDNMTGGSLPAATFKTVMDYAHQGIELRAIPGIDNPLPTGDHKGNAVAKKKDGTIDTGLQALIRPRSLSAESTRLLRQIAGKLKEAGRLGPATAKVADKTATGSLAEATAVSSRNP
- a CDS encoding YcgN family cysteine cluster protein, producing the protein MTDEPFWKTKRLDQLTQNEWESLCDGCGLCCLNKLEDWDSGDVVFTSVACRLLDGESCRCKDYQHRQATVPDCIQLTPTTVEEIAWLPPTCGYRLVRDGEDLYWWHPLVSGDPDTVHQAGISARGRTVSENEVDVEDFEDYVVDWPLTVGEER
- a CDS encoding oxidoreductase; translation: MSKKKRGVALVTGASSGIGLVTAQALRRDGYLVFGTSRKPMPDTVDGVTMLVCDVTDDASVERVVDEVLRRAGRIDLLVNNAGIGLLGGAEESTTEQAKALFEVNVFGIIRMTNAVLPVMRGQQRGRIVNLSSILGLIPAPFNALYAATKHAVEGYSESLDHEVRTQGIRIVLVEPGLTRTAFEENLTRADRPLSVYDTVRGDAERLMRESVAKGDAPEVVAEAIVKAANAALPKRRYTAGKMAGQVRFIRRFLPETIVDKNLRKFNGLPA
- a CDS encoding NADP-dependent oxidoreductase; this translates as MKSFLIDRYRKGGALRLREIPEPALRDNDVMVEVHAAGVNALDNKIRDGEFKLILPYRLPLVLGNDVAGVVVRVGANVRKFKPGDEVYARPAQDRIGTFAEYIAMDEADVARKPGNLTMVEAASIPLVALTAWQVLVERANLKKGQKVLIHAGSGGVGTVAIQLAKHLGAYVATTTSTANVALAKSLGADVVVDYKKDDFEKVLQGYDVVLNSLGKDTLEKSLNVLKPGGKLISISGPPDPDFARQNGSGWLLQQAMRLLSFGIRRKAGRRKVGYSFLFMTANGGQLAQITSLIEAGRIRPVMDRVFPFEQTNEALDYVETGRAKGKVVVAVK